CCGATCGCTCTCCTGCTCTAGTCGAAGCCCCAACACGGCTTTGCACGGAGCGTCAAATAGCATTTTCCGCCTCTTCAAAACCCAAaagaatatattttttaaaaaacattttttgaaaatctaaaAACAGTTTTTAAACATCCAGAAtatttttttgaaacagaaacagcaaagaaaaaaagaacaaagaaaaatgaaaaaagaacgGTTCAggaaaccttctagaagtttcttAAAACCGAGAAAAACCCGGCTGAAACTAAAAGGTTCCCAAAACAGGTCACTGCAAGCCCCCCGATAACTGGGTCAGCCCGATCGCTCTCCTGCTCTATGCGAAGCCCCGACACGGCTTCGCACGGAGCGTCAAATAGCATTTTCCGTCTCTTCAACACGTACGCTGCTCTAACTGCCCAAATGACCATGCGAGAACTGGCACGCATCTGAGACGCAAAAGCTCGGGACGCAGATTCAATCTTCGCCTGGTTGGTTCACTTCGATCGAATCAACACCAGGCAAAACAGCAAGAGGAAGACAATCATCAAGGATGAATTGTTCACATGCTGAGGAATGAACAGACCATCTCTTCTTCCCGTGCCCTTTTGCACAAAGAGTTGGGAGCAGATTGATATTACGCCATTTTTCACTCCTATGGCAGAGCTGATTGTATCGTCAAACAACCCCTCAGCTGCCACGATCACTCAAGTCCATTGTTATTCTCACTGTCCTGTGGAAAATTGGATACTAAAGTATTTTGAAATGAGGTGCTAACCTCAACAGTTGTAATAGCTAATATCAGAGATGTACAGCCTAATCGGCTTCGTAAGACGGAAGAAAAACATCATGCCAGGTTTGTAAAGAAAGGCACAGGAAAATGAACACTAGTAAAATTACGTCACCAGTTTTTACTTGAAGAAAATTGGTTACAATTAATATATTTTCATCGGGCAAAGCTATGTTGCAGACTTGGAACTTCAGTGACGGGAGGTGACATTTTTTGTAGCTTTTTCCACTGAGCCCACTGCCCTACCTCGCAGATATGTAATTCGGCACAGCCCGCAGGTGAATTTGCCAATAGCATGGACAACATCTCTTTTGAACCCTTTAAGTTTAGCCATTTCAGATGCTAAACTTTCCGAGTACAGAAATGTATATCGGCAAGATAAACTTGGCTCAATTGTGAACTGCACAATTGCCATGACTTGCTCAAACAAAATGCAACGAATCATATCCACATATGATTCTATAGTACAAAACTTTCGAACACTACAATCTTCTAACCAGCTACAGAGTCAGGTGAATCACATCCGCATACAACAATTCTGTGAGTAGCCGTCAAAAGATAGAGCGTACACCACCCAGTTAATTACTCGCTGGACGGACATTCACCAGTTGAAATGCGATATACCTCGCCGTTGAGATCAGCAAACGAAATCCAGCACAGCTTCTGTCACCAGCTCCTCCAGAACTCCCCCCTGGATCCGTTCCGCGATGTCAACCACCTGCGACATCCTCATTTTCACCCAGGCACCACCTTCAACCTCCTGCTTCACGATCCTATCCATCACGATCCCGGTGTTATCCCTCTTGCTCACCACGAACATCCGCGCTCCGTAAATCCAGTCTTTCAGAATGCTCCACACTTCCACCCCCAAAGCAGGGGATGAGTTGTCCCTCCATGTTCTGGTGCGCGCTTTGCTCCATGGAAACGCGCTTAGTAGGGCGTTCTCGCCGATCTCGACTAGAGCAACATTGACACAATCAAATAGAAGTCTTTTGTATGAACTCTGCTCCCGTAACTCAAGAAGTTTGTTACAAAGGACTGGGTCAAGAGGACAGTCAGGTAAATGccaaccagtaaagaccatgctTGACTGTGCATCTTCTAACCCGGAAGATGACATTATGTTTTGCACAAGGACATGACATTCTGATTCATCGTCGTCTACGTCGGAGGGAAGGTAAGGCCGTCGGAGTGATGGTGACTCTGAGGTGGCATCATCCCATGATAATGAACACGCAACAGCCTCGATTGCTGAGGATCTTGACACAGCTTCTGACAAAATTAGAATATGTATCAGTATAGTAAAGCAAACTGACACATGCAGAACTCTGACCATAGACCAATACTTACTTGCAttcttggaagtagtgcttccAGATGATTCAGGTTCATTACAGCTGCTATCTTCGGAGGGTGCATCAAGAACTGAGGTCGGACTGGGCTGATCGCGAGTGCTGTTTAGGCCTTCATGCAATCCTAGTCTATCCAGTCTACTGCTTCGACAGACCAATGATGTAGGCGCATCAACTGAAGCAGTTCCCTGTCATGCAAACATGTCAAAACTCAGATCTAGACCGAGATAATCCACTCGCCAAAAACATTACATGAATTTAGACACTAGAAGAAACTATAAACTATTGGAGTTTCATGATGTTTGAGATAAGACGCCTACCTCTGAAGTGCTGGTAGAGTTCTGCATGGCAGAAATATCAATTTTCTCTTCACGGAGTGCCAGTTTTTCATCAGTTTCTAAACTATGACTGGCATGTGATTGACTATCACCAAGACAAGCTTCAACCCTCTCACCAGGGCAATCAGATGGATGATGGGTGGATTTCTGCCTTATCGGCTTTCTTTTAGGAAACAGAAAATCAGAAACTCTTCCCGTGAAAGATGATTTTCCTTTATTTGATATTGAAGTCTTCGTTGCTGTTGTTCTGCAGCTCTCAGGATTTGAAGCTTGAACGTTTGACACCATGTTATCAAATGAATCTGAAATCACTGGCAAAGACTTTGACATTGGTAACTTACTAGACCTCTCTCTAGTTTTATCATCCTTTCTGCAAGCAGTGAAATCTTCTTTCGTCGCTTCATTAAGGGAGAGCATCTCACCTAAGGTGCATGTGGTCCTTGGTGGCTGTATTTTCTCTTCACCGATCTCATCACAGGTTACCATTGCCCATCGCTGCGAAAGCCGTTGCTTAGCCTCTTTAGTAACCATTGACTCGGGAAAATGTGGGATCCTGCCAAAAGATGAGCCAGAGTAGGGACTTCCATATCTTCTGGTGTAATCCCACGAATGCTTTGATGCAggactaccttcctccgagtcaCTGAAGCTACCACCATCTTTGATATAATCAACTTCAGAATCCCCACTACGATCAACCTCTGAATCACTGAACGAGCTTTCATCACCACCATATCCGTTTGAGTGCGTGGAAGATAATAAAGAATCATCTCGTTGGCGACAGTCATATTGGCGGTGCCGAATGATATCATTCACTACTTCCGTGGAACCTGGGATTGCGCCATTATCAGCTAATACTCTGTTGAAGCTGTTCCGGTCAATTAGCCGAAATGGAGCTGCCTTGCGCGTCAGCTTTGCATTCGGTATACTTGGCTTCCCTGGGGTAGGCCTCAAGAGTATTATTCTACTTGGCTGCCAAGGGATTCCTTCTTTTGAACTAGAGCTCTGATGAAATTTTCTGAGCCCCAGTCCATTTGGCTCAATAGCCCGgtctgttcttgattgtcttacaCCATTATACTGAACAGATCTCATTGGTTTCAGTACCGTAATACGCCTTGTCTGAGGTGATCCCGGAATCTGGTGAAGCCCGCTCATCCATCTTGGTAAAATGGGGTCAGGTTCTTCATGACATTTCAGGAAAAAATCTTTCTCTGAACTAAGAACCTGGAGAGGTTCTTGTAACTCCCCAGAATGGAGAAGCTTCTCTTCCATGGCAAGAAATTTTCCATCCCTGAACTTCTCTGGGACAGTATCCATTCTGCCACTCTTGCTCTCAGACTGTCTTCCCTCATGTGAAGATTGATCCTGAAACAAAACCATTCTGGCTTTCTCTTTACATCCTTCATATACACTCTCAGATTCAATTGTTTCACAGGATGTATGGATAACTTGCGTAACGGACTGTATGGTATtccgctgctgttgctgctgcaagGCCTTCTTTGTCACTGTTAAGTGGTTACATGATTGACTGTTCCTAAAATCTCTTTTAGCATCATATAAAACTGGTTCTTTAGCAGGAAAGTCATCCCCAAGGCCCATTAATCTTGCAATGACACTTGGTGCGTTGCTCTTCGACTCCACTTCTTTACTCGTCTCTTTTGCTAATAGCATTTTTAATGAAGTCGTACTTGATTTTGTGCTTGAAAAACTACCACCAGGTGCCTGCAGACAAATCCACAATAGCacacaaaagaagaatcaagacaagaaaaaTCATCAAATGGAGCAGGTCCGCCAGATTTTCAGAAGCATATTATACAAAAACTATGTTTTTCTGTTAGCAACATGTTTTTAGTTAACAAAAAATATAACTCACTTGGTGTCTCCATCCGAGGATGCACACTGCCCAAATTATTCAGGGACAATATAACATGTATACCCTTCCGTGACTAGGAACACACCAAACTACATAACCAAGAAAAATCAAGTACATAGCCTATTATTTAAACGCTATCCAAGCCAGGACATAAATCCATACTGTTCTTTCGTTTGGCAGAGTACAGTTcctttccttctttctttctaCAGTGTGTATTGTAGATTTCATTCAATTCATACAGCATTTTCATACCAAAAGAATATGCTGATACAAGATTGTGAGGGTGCTAAATCCATAGTATAAGTAATGATAGAAGGTACttacatctctttcctccatttgAACTTTATCCGAATCAATAGTTCTCTTCACTTCTGACGTGAAACTTTGAACTGGAAACATGACAAGGACATGTTAAATAAAGTATTTTAATACTTTTTTCAAATATCAGAATGTTAATGTACATAGAAAACGTGACcaagattttattttttttgaatatttgcaaaaccaAGCAACAAATCATTATCAGGAAACAAAAGAATATTGCTCTAGATATTTTTCCACAGCAATCCTGCAAATCTTAATCCCCATGGCTCCAACTACATTTCGAGTCATTACCACTTCCCCACAAAATTTAGAAAAAGAGAAATTTTAAAAATGTCACAGATGCACACCAACTAACACAATTAGAACAGTTAATAGAGCATCCAATGAATAAGCTCCGACAGAGATGGTAACCAGATATGAATTGCACAAGGAGTATCAAGGTCTCCAGAGAACTTTCACATCCCCACTTAAACATagctctaagagcatctacaaccggacgccTCAAACGACCCCTCATACGCCCGCGAATGCGCCCGGTCAGTAACCGGACaggagagagaaggaaaaaaagtGACCGAACCGGACCCCTCATATCATCCCTATACGTCCGGTCCGGGCTGTCCGtgaaccctcatatccatctcaaatataggGAGGATATGAGGGCTCGCAGACGCGCACGGCCGCGCCCGGACAGTCTGCCACATAGGACGCGACCCCATCCAAGAccaccttttctttttctatattcATTCTTTtctatctctctcttcctctccaacaatcacgtgcaagtgaccgtacgtatgaggaagaaaatgaggAGTGTGGCTGCGTGGTCAGACAAATAGCAGACACGCCCGGTCACTGACCGGGAACGTCCACGGGTGTTTAAGGGGTCATATCTGCTatgtccggctgtagatgctctaagaaaAGGGAAAATGGGATGAAAATACATACCATCTCTATGTGTTTGTCCCATAACTGAATTTGCTCTAGAAGTCTTTGTGTTTAGGTCGAACAAATTGATCGTCTACTCATTATAATACGTACAAGAACTGGCTCAAGAGCATTCATCTGATGAGTCGAATCCTGAAAAGTACAGAAAAGATTAACAAAACTTCGTGAACATGACGCAGGCTGTCAATAAACTTAAGTCACGCGAACCAACTTAACCACTTTAAGAAGAATAAGCAGAGACTAGTGGCTAATTTTCGAAAAGGAGCATGTATAAGCACAACAATGTATTTATTTTTTTCCCTAAAGCTCCTAGCATTTTAAGCCCATAGAATTTAAGGGAGATTCAAACTGATGGCAATACTCTAGCAGGATGCACCCTTTTCGGAGAATTTCAGAAAACACATGCTTAAAGCGCGGTCAATTGTAGGCCATATTGGTGCAAGATAATATCTCGATTTATGCTCCTTCGTTGTTTAAAACCGCCATGAAACATAAATGGCGTGCAGAACGAAACGATTCGACGGGGACGAAACAGTgctgggcaacatggcaaaaagcATATGCTACCAGGATAAAAGGACACGATAAAGTAGTAGGCTTACATGAGCAAATGAGCAGGAGTAATTACAAAAACATGGACCAATGGCACTAACTGGAGGGTACGTACCACGAAATGGAATCTTGCAGTACAAAATAATGTCTGAAAGAATGCGTATTCTGTCAGAAATATGAGTTGTAGTACTAGTTACCAATTCTTCCGGTCAGAGAGAAATGTTAAAACGAGAGAAACGAACAGAGACCGGGTAATTACAAAGGCACACCCACAAATGCGCAGCCAAACTACTCAGACTGTATGCTTAAAGACGACAAAGGAATCTCGGCGCAGCCGCAGCCACGCCGTTCCAAAGGCTTCAGAATTTCGCAGGAAATCTCGTCAGACGAATCTTGACAACGGGACGGGAGCCACGGGAAGGgtgaaagagaaaacaaaaacgaCCGTAATAAAGTTGAGGAGGACATGTACTACTCCTCCAGTCTAGGTAGGATTAAGATAGAAAACTAGGACGGGTGGGGATACCGAGATCAGCCAAGTATGGGCATGTATGTGTCCAGTCCAAACGAGACCTGCAGCCGAGACAGTTCCTCGAAGCTGCAGATTCAGCAGGTTAAAAAACACAGGAATACTATATGATTGGTTTGGCTAATCAAACTAGAATCCACTGTTGCACGGAGCGGGGGCGTGCGTGGATAAACGTAATGACAGAGCTACGGAGCTTGCTATTATAGcaagataataataataatacacAGGTGCCCGGACGTATCCAGAGAATCGTGCGGGTCTTTAAAGTCTGCTCATTCTGGTAACTGGTAAGGGAAGCGATAAAATTTGATGGGAAAAGTGTATACATAGGCCAAAGTGATTGTTTCTATTTCATTCACTGAATCGCAACTTCGCCTGAAATCATTACTCGCATATTCCCAAATACTGTATCAAGCATTCAGGCCTACCCCAGATTTGCATGCTCGACTGCCTAGAATCCAGATGATAGGAAAATGTGGCAAGCAACCATCCTATTTCCACATTGAGATCGCAGACCGAAAACTGGGGCACCAACAACTCGCGGGCGAGAGAACGAACCATATACAGATGAAAACTCCAGCGACTGAAACCGAAGATGGTGGCATTCGCATCTCTCACGCCATCAAATCCGATACGCTGGTGGCATTTGCCTTTCTTCGACGCGGCGTGTCCCCACGGAATTCCCAGACTGGATAGAAGCGCAAGAGAGTAACCCGCGGAGGGAAAGGGGGGATAATAAGATGGAGCGGGAATGCCTGCTCACCTGAGGCGGCGTCGTGGCCGGCGGGCAGCGGGCACCACTGGAGGTGGGCGGCGGTGTCCTAATCCGGCGGCCGGTGATGGCGCAGCTGGGCTGAGGTGGCGGTATGTGGGAGGGCGAGCGGTGAGTTTTGGGGcttgggcggggcggggcggggcggcggtggaggcaaTCAGGCGAAGGGACGGGGGGAGTGGGGGACTAGTGCTACAACAGAGTAGTGGAATCTCTCCGTCCGCCGTCCTTTCTTTGACGGCAAAGCATCCGTCCTTTGGTTCGCCTGTTCCGGCTTTCTTTTCCTCTCCGCGTTCGGGTGCGCCCATTACGTTATCGCGTCATGGGCTGCGTACGTGCGCGGCGTACCGCGTGCAAAAGAAGGTGCACTCACTCCCGTAATATATGTCTCTATATCTGGATGCACGATATGTATAAATAAATATCTGCAAAAGAAGGGCCTGATGGTCATGATCCATATCTGTATAAataaatatctatatacgcaattaATATATGTCTCTATATCTGGATGCACGATATGTATTTGTaaatatataaatataaaaaaattCGAAAGAGGCAGACATATCCTATTAATTTCGGCCATCAAACCAGACTAATCCAACAACATGGATTGCTTCACTCTCATGTTTAACTTATGCCAATCACATAATATCTATATGCAATTAATATGCCATTTACTAGTATTAACATGTGTTGCACATACACATTTACTAATAGTGTTAACAAGTAAAGAAAACTAAATGTTATCGGTTCGATCTTTGATGGATGATCTAAATTGGTCATGTGGAAGCTCGTGGCAAGCATCACTACATGTCAGTTTCTATGTGGACAATTTAGAGCCTCCACTTAAGAGTTGTTTGTAAAAGAAGAGGTCATGGGCTAAAATGACACCTATCAAGGGCATTCTATAAGATCTTCTTATTCCTATTTACACAAATTTTATCTAATATTTTAAAGAGATTTACTTAATCATGGGGATTAGAATCGTTTTGACACAACAAATGAACCTCATGAGGACCAAATCTCCATCGTAAGACACTACAACTGCTATGGTGCCCAAACCGAGGAAGTCAGTGTGTAGCAGTATTAATCAAATGTGGGGTCAAGGAGATGACGTGGTGGCGATCCAAATGCAAGAGGCGCTTAATCTCTTCGATAG
This genomic stretch from Hordeum vulgare subsp. vulgare chromosome 6H, MorexV3_pseudomolecules_assembly, whole genome shotgun sequence harbors:
- the LOC123402061 gene encoding uncharacterized protein LOC123402061 isoform X1; translated protein: MGQTHRDVQSFTSEVKRTIDSDKVQMEERDAPGGSFSSTKSSTTSLKMLLAKETSKEVESKSNAPSVIARLMGLGDDFPAKEPVLYDAKRDFRNSQSCNHLTVTKKALQQQQQRNTIQSVTQVIHTSCETIESESVYEGCKEKARMVLFQDQSSHEGRQSESKSGRMDTVPEKFRDGKFLAMEEKLLHSGELQEPLQVLSSEKDFFLKCHEEPDPILPRWMSGLHQIPGSPQTRRITVLKPMRSVQYNGVRQSRTDRAIEPNGLGLRKFHQSSSSKEGIPWQPSRIILLRPTPGKPSIPNAKLTRKAAPFRLIDRNSFNRVLADNGAIPGSTEVVNDIIRHRQYDCRQRDDSLLSSTHSNGYGGDESSFSDSEVDRSGDSEVDYIKDGGSFSDSEEGSPASKHSWDYTRRYGSPYSGSSFGRIPHFPESMVTKEAKQRLSQRWAMVTCDEIGEEKIQPPRTTCTLGEMLSLNEATKEDFTACRKDDKTRERSSKLPMSKSLPVISDSFDNMVSNVQASNPESCRTTATKTSISNKGKSSFTGRVSDFLFPKRKPIRQKSTHHPSDCPGERVEACLGDSQSHASHSLETDEKLALREEKIDISAMQNSTSTSEGTASVDAPTSLVCRSSRLDRLGLHEGLNSTRDQPSPTSVLDAPSEDSSCNEPESSGSTTSKNAKAVSRSSAIEAVACSLSWDDATSESPSLRRPYLPSDVDDDESECHVLVQNIMSSSGLEDAQSSMVFTGWHLPDCPLDPVLCNKLLELREQSSYKRLLFDCVNVALVEIGENALLSAFPWSKARTRTWRDNSSPALGVEVWSILKDWIYGARMFVVSKRDNTGIVMDRIVKQEVEGGAWVKMRMSQVVDIAERIQGGVLEELVTEAVLDFVC
- the LOC123402061 gene encoding uncharacterized protein LOC123402061 isoform X2, which codes for MGQTHRDVQSFTSEVKRTIDSDKVQMEERDAPGGSFSSTKSSTTSLKMLLAKETSKEVESKSNAPSVIARLMGLGDDFPAKEPVLYDAKRDFRNSQSCNHLTVTKKALQQQQQRNTIQSVTQVIHTSCETIESESVYEGCKEKARMVLFQDQSSHEGRQSESKSGRMDTVPEKFRDGKFLAMEEKLLHSGELQEPLQVLSSEKDFFLKCHEEPDPILPRWMSGLHQIPGSPQTRRITVLKPMRSVQYNGVRQSRTDRAIEPNGLGLRKFHQSSSSKEGIPWQPSRIILLRPTPGKPSIPNAKLTRKAAPFRLIDRNSFNRVLADNGAIPGSTEVVNDIIRHRQYDCRQRDDSLLSSTHSNGYGGDESSFSDSEVDRSGDSEVDYIKDGGSFSDSEEGSPASKHSWDYTRRYGSPYSGSSFGRIPHFPESMVTKEAKQRLSQRWAMVTCDEIGEEKIQPPRTTCTLGEMLSLNEATKEDFTACRKDDKTRERSSKLPMSKSLPVISDSFDNMVSNVQASNPESCRTTATKTSISNKGKSSFTGRVSDFLFPKRKPIRQKSTHHPSDCPGERVEACLGDSQSHASHSLETDEKLALREEKIDISAMQNSTSTSEGTASVDAPTSLVCRSSRLDRLGLHEGLNSTRDQPSPTSVLDAPSEDSSCNEPESSGSTTSKNATVSRSSAIEAVACSLSWDDATSESPSLRRPYLPSDVDDDESECHVLVQNIMSSSGLEDAQSSMVFTGWHLPDCPLDPVLCNKLLELREQSSYKRLLFDCVNVALVEIGENALLSAFPWSKARTRTWRDNSSPALGVEVWSILKDWIYGARMFVVSKRDNTGIVMDRIVKQEVEGGAWVKMRMSQVVDIAERIQGGVLEELVTEAVLDFVC
- the LOC123402061 gene encoding uncharacterized protein LOC123402061 isoform X3 — encoded protein: MEERDAPGGSFSSTKSSTTSLKMLLAKETSKEVESKSNAPSVIARLMGLGDDFPAKEPVLYDAKRDFRNSQSCNHLTVTKKALQQQQQRNTIQSVTQVIHTSCETIESESVYEGCKEKARMVLFQDQSSHEGRQSESKSGRMDTVPEKFRDGKFLAMEEKLLHSGELQEPLQVLSSEKDFFLKCHEEPDPILPRWMSGLHQIPGSPQTRRITVLKPMRSVQYNGVRQSRTDRAIEPNGLGLRKFHQSSSSKEGIPWQPSRIILLRPTPGKPSIPNAKLTRKAAPFRLIDRNSFNRVLADNGAIPGSTEVVNDIIRHRQYDCRQRDDSLLSSTHSNGYGGDESSFSDSEVDRSGDSEVDYIKDGGSFSDSEEGSPASKHSWDYTRRYGSPYSGSSFGRIPHFPESMVTKEAKQRLSQRWAMVTCDEIGEEKIQPPRTTCTLGEMLSLNEATKEDFTACRKDDKTRERSSKLPMSKSLPVISDSFDNMVSNVQASNPESCRTTATKTSISNKGKSSFTGRVSDFLFPKRKPIRQKSTHHPSDCPGERVEACLGDSQSHASHSLETDEKLALREEKIDISAMQNSTSTSEGTASVDAPTSLVCRSSRLDRLGLHEGLNSTRDQPSPTSVLDAPSEDSSCNEPESSGSTTSKNAKAVSRSSAIEAVACSLSWDDATSESPSLRRPYLPSDVDDDESECHVLVQNIMSSSGLEDAQSSMVFTGWHLPDCPLDPVLCNKLLELREQSSYKRLLFDCVNVALVEIGENALLSAFPWSKARTRTWRDNSSPALGVEVWSILKDWIYGARMFVVSKRDNTGIVMDRIVKQEVEGGAWVKMRMSQVVDIAERIQGGVLEELVTEAVLDFVC